Proteins encoded by one window of Vampirovibrionales bacterium:
- a CDS encoding GAF domain-containing protein: protein MDSSLIENCQAPLALLDAAGAICAASASARQRWAALADALAACARRDGGRLQVADALHPDWPTHVRLSPELAVRLTPLNPSGDRAQDSRRWLLEWERDDAESAQAASALRLLRDVGRAVNSSLVLEDIFEALGDVLRDDIPHEEACIVILEPSGNGVKMLIRLNREGTLEISGEKNAFAGYDPVTDRVARTAQPAILTRDALASSRLFSEKIASALVTPLVNKGVLIGLMALGGDAPSQFTPLQLKSLSDVAEQVAVVVENANLYWQSQTQASRELLINQLTRAIRQSLEIDAILSAAVQELGRVLGVSRCFIQYGPEEGDTPARSYSYELPGVEPVGADELSAAALEQTVFEERLKRSPASQDTWNPFILNDVRDCPPFLTCQAFFARRHVQSLAVFPILIRDRLVGTLTMHQCDAFRVWTMADIELLKAIAEHLGVALHQAQLFGELAQRTNALEQTLAELQQAQIHLVQSEKMAMLGQFVAGIAHEVNTPLGAIAANEDTLRSCLEKLRGGMDSQDAEKWLASMETLLGINRHACQRIGEIVRNLRNFARLDESELKSVDLRENIDSALLLVQNMLTQRGIRLDKRYHDGLPLVECFPGLLNQVVMNMLVNAIHALEDRPDAAIIIETEAQDDDAMAVIRIQDNGKGIAAAHLSRIFDPGFTTKGVGVGTGLGLALCYKIIEKHGGRIEVRSEEGAGACFEVRIPVSQALARLARNVPAEKCG, encoded by the coding sequence TTGGACTCGTCGCTGATTGAAAACTGTCAGGCGCCCCTGGCTCTGCTCGACGCCGCTGGCGCAATCTGCGCCGCAAGCGCTTCGGCGCGCCAACGATGGGCAGCGCTCGCCGACGCTCTGGCCGCCTGCGCGCGGCGTGACGGGGGGCGTCTACAGGTCGCCGATGCGCTGCATCCCGACTGGCCGACGCATGTGCGCCTGTCCCCGGAACTGGCGGTTCGCCTGACGCCCTTGAATCCCAGCGGCGATCGCGCGCAGGATTCGCGCCGCTGGTTGCTCGAATGGGAGCGCGATGACGCCGAGAGCGCGCAAGCCGCCAGCGCCTTGCGTTTGCTGCGTGACGTGGGGCGCGCGGTAAATTCTTCGCTGGTGCTGGAAGATATCTTTGAGGCTCTGGGCGACGTCCTGCGCGATGATATTCCGCACGAAGAGGCGTGCATTGTGATTCTGGAGCCCAGCGGCAACGGGGTCAAAATGCTGATCCGCCTGAATCGCGAAGGGACGCTGGAAATCTCGGGCGAGAAAAACGCCTTTGCCGGCTACGATCCGGTAACCGATCGCGTGGCGCGCACAGCGCAACCGGCGATTCTAACCCGCGACGCGCTGGCGTCTTCGCGCCTGTTCTCCGAAAAAATCGCGTCGGCGCTGGTCACGCCGCTGGTGAATAAGGGCGTGCTGATCGGCCTGATGGCCCTGGGAGGCGATGCGCCGTCGCAGTTTACGCCCCTGCAACTCAAGTCCCTCTCCGATGTCGCCGAACAGGTCGCCGTGGTGGTCGAGAACGCCAATCTGTACTGGCAATCGCAGACCCAGGCCAGTCGCGAGCTTTTAATTAACCAATTGACGCGCGCCATCCGGCAATCACTGGAAATCGACGCCATTTTAAGCGCTGCGGTGCAAGAGTTGGGCCGCGTATTGGGCGTCAGTCGGTGCTTTATCCAGTATGGCCCGGAAGAAGGCGACACGCCTGCCCGGTCGTATTCCTACGAGCTGCCGGGCGTCGAGCCCGTGGGCGCCGACGAGCTGTCCGCCGCCGCATTGGAGCAAACGGTCTTTGAAGAACGCCTGAAGCGCTCGCCTGCGTCTCAAGACACGTGGAATCCGTTTATTCTCAACGACGTTCGCGACTGTCCGCCGTTTCTCACCTGTCAGGCGTTTTTTGCGCGGCGCCATGTGCAGTCGTTAGCCGTCTTCCCCATCTTAATCCGCGATCGGTTGGTGGGGACGTTGACGATGCATCAGTGCGACGCCTTTCGCGTCTGGACCATGGCCGATATCGAGCTGTTGAAAGCCATTGCGGAGCATCTGGGCGTGGCGCTGCATCAGGCTCAACTGTTTGGCGAACTCGCTCAGCGCACCAACGCGCTGGAACAAACGCTGGCCGAGCTGCAACAGGCGCAGATTCATCTGGTGCAGTCGGAAAAAATGGCGATGCTGGGCCAATTCGTAGCCGGTATTGCGCACGAGGTTAACACGCCGCTGGGCGCGATTGCGGCCAATGAAGACACGCTGAGAAGCTGCCTGGAAAAGCTTCGCGGCGGAATGGACAGTCAGGACGCGGAAAAATGGCTGGCGTCGATGGAAACCCTGCTGGGCATCAACCGCCATGCGTGCCAGCGCATCGGCGAAATCGTCCGCAACTTACGCAATTTTGCGCGCCTGGACGAGTCGGAATTAAAAAGCGTCGACCTGCGCGAAAACATCGACAGCGCGCTGCTGCTGGTGCAAAACATGCTCACCCAGCGCGGCATCCGGCTGGACAAGCGTTATCACGACGGCTTGCCTCTGGTCGAATGCTTTCCCGGCCTGCTGAATCAAGTGGTTATGAATATGCTGGTGAACGCGATTCATGCGCTCGAAGATCGCCCTGACGCCGCGATTATCATTGAAACCGAAGCCCAGGACGACGACGCCATGGCGGTGATTCGGATTCAGGACAACGGCAAGGGAATCGCAGCGGCGCATTTGAGCCGTATTTTCGACCCCGGGTTTACCACTAAGGGCGTGGGCGTGGGAACGGGCTTGGGGCTTGCCCTCTGCTATAAAATCATCGAAAAACATGGCGGCCGTATCGAGGTTCGCAGTGAGGAAGGGGCGGGCGCGTGTTTTGAAGTGCGCATCCCCGTCAGTCAGGCGCTGGCCCGACTCGCCCGCAATGTTCCGGCGGAAAAATGCGGTTAG